AGATACTTAACGATGAAACGATAACTGCTGCAATAGTAGCCACACCCGCACAAACCCACTATTTTGTTGCCAAGGGCCTCCTCGAAGCAGGAAAGCATGTCCTTGTAGAAAAACCAATCACCCTTTATTCAAAAGAAGCAGAAAACCTTGTCCACATAGCTGCGAAAAACAATGTCAGGCTGATGGTTGGTCATGTTTTATTGTATCATGAGGCCGTAAAACACATTAAAAATGCTGTCGGCAAGGAACTCGGAGAACTTCAGTACATTTACAGCAACCGTCTTAACCTTGGCAAAATTCGCTCGGAAGAGAATGCTCTGTGGAGTTTTGCGCCTCACGATATCGCAATTATCCAGTTTATTATCGGTACGAACCCCGTAAATGTGTATGCACAGGGTTCAGCGGTTATACAACCCAACATCGAAGATTCCACGGTTACATTTCTGAAATATCCCGGTAACATATCAGTCCACATTTTCGTGAGCTGGCTCCACCCCTTTAAAGAGCAGAGACTGGTTGTTATCGGAAGTGAAGGGATGTTTGTCTTTGAAGACAGTCTTCCTGACAACAAATTGAAATTCTATAAAAAAGGATTTAAAAAAGTAAACGGTCAACTTGAGGCTTTTGATCAGTCTTTTGAAGTTGTCCAATATGAAAACAAGCCGCCCCTTGCGGAAGAACAGAAACATTTCTACGAGTGTGTGTTAACAGGCAAAACCCCTTTCTCGGATGGAGTCCATGCACTTGAAGTATTAAAAATTCTTGAACAAGCTCAAGAAAGGTTATCAGAATGAGTGAAGAAAAAAACTACTATGTAGATAAACACGCCGTGGTTGATGATGGCGTTGAAATTGGCGAAGGCACAAAGATTTGGCATTTCGCTCATGTACAGTCCGGCTCAAAACTTGGCAAAAAAGTTATCTGCGGACAGAATGTGAACATCGGAAACAATGTGACCATCGGTAATTATGTAAAAATCCAGAATAATGTATCTGTCTATGAGGGTGTTACGCTTGAAGACTATGTTTTCTGTGGTCCCTCAATGGTGTTTACAAATATTCTCGATCCACGAAGCAAATACCCGCAGGTTGGAGCAGCATATTACATTAAGACTCTGGTAAAAGAAGGTGCTTCTCTTGGCGCCAATTCCACAATAGTTTGCGGACATACCATCGGCAGATTTGCATTTGTAGGTGCGGGAAGTGTAGTAACAAAAGATGTTCCTGATTTCGCGCTGGTTGTTGGTAATCCGGCAAGAATTATCGGATGGATGAGCGAAGCGGGAGTCCGCCTCAAATTTGATGAAAACGGCGAGGCTTTCTGCGAAAAATCGGGTAAAAAATATAAATTTGAAAACGACAGAGTGAAAGAAGTAGAATAATGAAAGTACCATTGTTAGATCTTAAATCGCAGTACCTCTCAATGAAAGATGAGTTGGATGCTGCTCTTATTGGTGTTGCCGAATCGACCGCATATATTATGGGTCCCGCAGTAAAAAAACTTGAAGAAGAGATGACTCAGTTCCTCGGCTGCAAATATGCCGTGGGTGTTTCATCGGGAACAGATGCACTTCTGCTTGCCCTTATGGCGATTGGTGTTGGCAAGGATGATGAAGTTATCATGCCTACATACTCTTTCTTTGCTACTGCCGGAGTTGTAGCCAGACTGAATGCAGTTCCTGTGTTCGTTGATTCCGATCCTGTAACATTCAATATCGATCCTTCACAGATTGAAGCAAAAATCACTTCCAAAACAAAAGCCATCATCCCTGTTCACCTTTATGGTCAGTCAGCGGATATG
This is a stretch of genomic DNA from Bacteroidota bacterium. It encodes these proteins:
- a CDS encoding Gfo/Idh/MocA family oxidoreductase, yielding MDYSQIKLAVLGVGNWGKNHLKTAASLLPHENITVYDPGLKTRATVSAISDKIRVVDTLEEILNDETITAAIVATPAQTHYFVAKGLLEAGKHVLVEKPITLYSKEAENLVHIAAKNNVRLMVGHVLLYHEAVKHIKNAVGKELGELQYIYSNRLNLGKIRSEENALWSFAPHDIAIIQFIIGTNPVNVYAQGSAVIQPNIEDSTVTFLKYPGNISVHIFVSWLHPFKEQRLVVIGSEGMFVFEDSLPDNKLKFYKKGFKKVNGQLEAFDQSFEVVQYENKPPLAEEQKHFYECVLTGKTPFSDGVHALEVLKILEQAQERLSE
- a CDS encoding acetyltransferase; translation: MSEEKNYYVDKHAVVDDGVEIGEGTKIWHFAHVQSGSKLGKKVICGQNVNIGNNVTIGNYVKIQNNVSVYEGVTLEDYVFCGPSMVFTNILDPRSKYPQVGAAYYIKTLVKEGASLGANSTIVCGHTIGRFAFVGAGSVVTKDVPDFALVVGNPARIIGWMSEAGVRLKFDENGEAFCEKSGKKYKFENDRVKEVE